The following coding sequences lie in one Oncorhynchus gorbuscha isolate QuinsamMale2020 ecotype Even-year linkage group LG10, OgorEven_v1.0, whole genome shotgun sequence genomic window:
- the LOC124046584 gene encoding bone morphogenetic protein 4-like — protein sequence MIPGNRMLMVILICQVLLGESNHASLIPEEGKKKAPGLQSQTAGQSHELLRDFEATLLHMFGLQRRPRPSRSATVPRYLLDLYRLQSGEAEEAGTHDTTFEYPERSASRANTVRGFHHEEHMEPVHPDEPQTKNGEAIPLRFLFNLSNIPEDELLSSAELRLFRQQIDEAITESEGDKDQLHRINVYEVLKPPRAGQLITRLLDTRLVHHNASRWESFDVSPAVLRWTRERLPNYGLAVEVQHLNQTPRHQGRHLRISRSLHQEPGEDWEQLRPLLVTFGHDGKGHPLTRRAKRSPKQRGRKRNRNCRRHALYVDFSDVGWNDWIVAPPGYQAYYCHGECPFPLADHLNSTNHAIVQTLVNSVNTNIPKACCVPTELSAISMLYLDEHDKVVLKNYQEMVVEGCGCR from the exons ATGATTCCTGGTAATCGAATGCTGATGGTCATTTTAATATGCCAAGTCCTGCTGGGAGAGAGCAACCATGCTAGTCTGATACCTGAGGAAGGGAAGAAGAAAGCCCCGGGCCTGCAGAGCCAGACTGCTGGTCAGAGCCATGAACTGCTGCGGGACTTTGAGGCCACGCTGCTGCACATGTTTGGACTGCAGAGGCGACCGCGGCCCAGTCGCTCGGCCACTGTGCCACGCTACCTGCTGGACCTCTACCGGCTGCAATCGGGCGAGGCTGAGGAGGCCGGCACCCACGACACCACCTTTGAGTACCCCGAGAGGTCGGCTAGCCGCGCCAACACCGTGAGGGGCTTCCACCACgaag AGCACATGGAGCCGGTTCATCCAGACGAACCTCAGACGAAGAACGGCGAGGCCATCCCACTGCGCttcctcttcaacctcagcaaCATCCCAGAGGACGAGCTGCTCTCGTCGGCCGAGCTGCGTCTGTTCCGGCAGCAGATCGACGAGGCCATTACGGAAAGCGAGGGAGACAAGGATCAGCTCCACCGGATAAACGTGTACGAGGTGCTGAAGCCCCCGCGGGCCGGACAGCTAATCACGCGGCTTCTAGACACACGGCTGGTGCACCATAACGCCTCGCGCTGGGAGAGCTTTGACGTGAGCCCCGCCGTACTGCGCTGGACACGGGAGCGCCTGCCCAACTATGGGCTGGCCGTGGAGGTCCAGCACCTCAACCAGACACCGCGCCACCAGGGCCGCCACCTGCGCATCAGCCGCTCGCTGCACCAGGAGCCCGGGGAGGACTGGGAGCAGCTACGCCCCCTGTTGGTCACCTTCGGCCATGACGGCAAGGGCCACCCGTTGACGCGTCGGGCCAAGCGTAGCCCAAAGCAGCGGGGGCGTAAGCGTAACCGCAACTGTCGCCGTCACGCTCTCTACGTGGACTTCAGCGATGTGGGCTGGAATGACTGGATAGTGGCGCCCCCAGGGTACCAGGCATACTACTGCCATGGGGAATGCCCCTTCCCCCTGGCAGACCACCTGAACTCTACCAACCACGCCATCGTGCAGACGTTGGTGAACTCGGTGAACACCAACATTCCCAAGGCCTGCTGCGTGCCCACGGAGCTCAGTGCCATCTCCATGCTCTACCTGGACGAACACGACAAGGTGGTCCTAAAAAACTACCAGGAAATGGTTGTGGAAGGGTGCGGCTGCCGCTAA